In Brachybacterium saurashtrense, the genomic stretch ACTCGTGTCCGCTCGCGCCGCTCGCCCTGCGGCGCACTCCGTCACGCCGACGACAGTCGACGGCCCTGCGCCCCGTGCAGGCCTCCGCCTGCTGGCATGGATCGGTCGGCGACGGTCCGCGCTGCGCCGTCCCCATTCGCCGCACAGTCCCCGTGTCCGGGTCGACAGGGACGCAGAGGGCGAGGCGCGCCGTGCAGAGCACCGCAGTCGGCTCCTGCGTACCGGAATGCACCGCCTGTGGTGAGGGACCTCGTCCCGCGCGCTCTGAGGCGGCCGTCTCCTCGGGCGCCTCGCCACCCTGCACGCGTGCCGTGCAGAGCTCGGCAAGGATCTCCTGCCGTCCCGCCTCGGGCGGTGGAGCGGGCCGGGGCCCGCAGCGGCCGGCGCGCTCACACCGCGGGCGGCTGCTCCTGCGGCGGGAGCGGGCCGATCCACTCCGCGGCCCGGGCGCGGCGCGCCACGCGCAGTTGGCGCCGCGAGCGGAGGTAGACGGCGAGTACGGCCGCCACCAGGGCGGCCGCACCGCCGCCCAGCAGCCACGGCGCCCAGCGCGCCGTCCCGCCCTGCCCGTCCGTCGTCAGCGTGATCAGCAGGATCGCCGCGCCCGCCACGATCGCGAGCACCCCGGCGCCCACGCACAGCGCGGGGCCCAGGGAGTGCAGCAGGATCGGGCCCGCCGAGGAGCCCTGCAGGGGGCGCCGCAGCGGCAGGCCTCGGCCCAGCTGGCCGGGGCGGGTCACCGCCCAGTCCAGCAGCATCCGGTCCCGGCGACGGGTGGCGATGCCGCCCACCACCGCTGCGAGCACCGCGGCGAGTGCGGCGCCCATCAGCAGCACCGGGGCCCGGTCGGGCACCCGCTCGAGCAGCCCGGGGCCCTGCTCCTCCAGGCCCAGCCACACGGTGACCGTGAGGCAGGCCAGCACGGCCAGCAGCGCCGCCGTCTCGATCACGCGCAGCGGCAGCTGGCGGGCGGCCTCCTCGGCCGCATGGGCGGCGTACAGCTCGTCGTCCACGGGATCGGCGCCCTCCTCGAGCACCACGCGGCGCTCGTCGGCCAGGCGCTGCAGGAACTCCTCCGTCGAGGGTCCGGAGCGCAGCGACGGCGCGTACTGCGCCCGCTGCTCGGCGGTGAGCCAGGCCGTCATCACCATCGCGTCGGCGGAGGCCCGCTCCCGCGGCAGCAGGTCCGCGTTGACGATCGCGCGGACCCTCGCGGCCTGCCTCCCCCCGAACAGGCCGGGAGGCGTGGAGGTGCCGCTGTGCGGCAGATGTCGCGGCGACGGAGCGGGAGTCGTCATGCGCACATCGTCCCAGATCCCCTCCCGCGCCATAATGACCAGATGACCGCAGCCCCCGATCCCGTCCGCACCGTCGCCGTCGTCGGAGCGGGACCGCGGGGCACGGCGATCGTCGAGCGGCTGGTCGCCGCCTCGCGCACCCCGCACTGGGACGGCGCCCTCACCGTGCACCTGATCGACCCCCAGGCGGGCCTCGGCGGCGCCGTCTGGCGGCACGACCAGTCCGAGGTGCTGCTGATGAACACCACCACCTGCCAGACCACGATGTACCCCGACGCGTCCTGCCACGCGGCGCTGCCGGCCCCCGGCAGGCCCACCCTCGCCGACCATCTCGCCGCCGAGGGCCTCGCCCCCACGGACTTCGCCTCCCGCGCCGCGCACGGCCGCTACCTCGCCCACGTGCTCGCCACCGCCCGCGCCGAGGCGGACCCGTCCCGGCTGCGGATCGTCACCCACGCCGCCGAGGCCGTGGACGTCACCGGCCCGGCGGACGGCCCCCAGCGGGTGCGGCTCTCCGACGGGCGGGTGCTGCGCACCGATGCCGTCGCGCTCGCCCTGGGCCACCTGCCCACCGCGCTCGGGCCCCGCTCCCAGCAGCTCGCCGACGCCGCCGCGCGCCACGGCCTGCTCCACCTGGGCCCGGCCAACCCGCTGGAGGTGGACTACGGGGCGCTGCTGGGTCGCGAGGCCGTCGCGGTGGCGGGGATGGGCCTGAACTTCTACGACGCCATCGGCATGCTCACCGAGGTCGCCGGCGGCCGCTTCGTGCCCGAGGCCTCCACCCCCTCGGGGCTGCGCTACCTGCCCGGGGGAGGGGAGCCGCTGCTGGTGGTGGGCTCCCGCTCCGGGATGGTGTACCGGCCCAAGCCCGATCTGGGCGCGCGCCTGCCCGAGCCGTGGGTCCCGCAGGTGCTCACCGGGGAGCGGGTGCTCGAGCTGGCGGTGCGCTCGGAGGGCGTGGACCACGAGCGGGACGTGATGCCGCTGATGCTCGCCGAGCTGCGCCGCGCCCTGACGCAGGCGGGCCACCGAGAGCTGGCGAGCGACGAGGCGCTGCTCGCGCTGCTGTTCCCCTTCGGCCGGCGCGGCGAGAGGATGCTCGAGGCGGGCACCGACCCCCACATGTGGACCCGGGACGTGTTGCGCCGGGCCCTGCGCGCCGCCACCGCCCCCGACCCGGCCTGGGTGCTGGTGTACCGGGTGCTGATCGCGCTGCGGATACAGGTGGGGCGCCTCACCGACCTCGGCGCCTACACCACCGAGTCGGTGCGCCGCGACATCGACGGGCACCTGCGCAACGCCTTCGCCTCCTGGGCCTCGGGGCCGCCGGTGCTGCGGGCCCGCCAGGTGCTGGCCCTCGAGGAGGCGTCGCTGCTGCGCTTCACCGGGCCGCGCCTGCACGTGGACATCGACGAGACGGCGGGGCGCTTCGCCGTGCGGGGCGGGGACCGGCCGGCGCTGCTGTGCGACGGGGTGCTCGAGGCCCACCTGCCGCCGGTGGACCTGCCCGCCTACCGCAGCGCCCTGCTGGGCGCGTGGAGGGAGCGCGGCGAGGTGCAGAAGGACTCCTGGGCCTCCCGCGGCACGCGGAAGCGGATGCTCACCGGCTCGATCGCGGTGGACGGCCTGTACTCGCCGATCGGGGCCGACGGCACCGTATTCGAGCGACGGCTGCTGGTGGGGGTGCCCGTCACCACCGCCCAGCCCGGCTCCGCGATCACCGCCGAGCCCGGCACCGGCGCCCAGCTGCTGCGTCACGCCGAGGCGGTCGCGCTGCGCCTGGCCCGCGCCGGCGGGGCGCTCGGGGCCGACGTGGCACGATGAGGTCCATGAGCTCCCAGGAGACCCCCGTCCTCGACCCCCGCGCCGACATCGTGGACCTCACCGCCGCGATCGTCGACATCGCCTCCGTCTCCGGCCAGGAGCGGGTGCTGGCCGATGCGGTCGAGCTGGCCCTGCGCACCCACGCCCCGCACCTCGAGGTGCTCCGCGACGGCGACACCGTCATCGCCCGCACCCACCGCGGCCTGTCCCGACGGGTGCTGCTGGCCGGGCACCTGGACACGGTGCCGATCGCGGACAACCTGCCCTCGACCCGGCGGCACCGGGACGGGCGCGAGGAGCTGGTGGGGCGCGGCAGCTGCGACATGAAGGGCGGGGTGGCCGTGTTCCTGGCGCTCGCCGTCGAGGCGGACGCCGCGCCCGTGGACCTCACCTGGATCTTCTACGACCACG encodes the following:
- a CDS encoding FAD/NAD(P)-binding protein, which produces MTAAPDPVRTVAVVGAGPRGTAIVERLVAASRTPHWDGALTVHLIDPQAGLGGAVWRHDQSEVLLMNTTTCQTTMYPDASCHAALPAPGRPTLADHLAAEGLAPTDFASRAAHGRYLAHVLATARAEADPSRLRIVTHAAEAVDVTGPADGPQRVRLSDGRVLRTDAVALALGHLPTALGPRSQQLADAAARHGLLHLGPANPLEVDYGALLGREAVAVAGMGLNFYDAIGMLTEVAGGRFVPEASTPSGLRYLPGGGEPLLVVGSRSGMVYRPKPDLGARLPEPWVPQVLTGERVLELAVRSEGVDHERDVMPLMLAELRRALTQAGHRELASDEALLALLFPFGRRGERMLEAGTDPHMWTRDVLRRALRAATAPDPAWVLVYRVLIALRIQVGRLTDLGAYTTESVRRDIDGHLRNAFASWASGPPVLRARQVLALEEASLLRFTGPRLHVDIDETAGRFAVRGGDRPALLCDGVLEAHLPPVDLPAYRSALLGAWRERGEVQKDSWASRGTRKRMLTGSIAVDGLYSPIGADGTVFERRLLVGVPVTTAQPGSAITAEPGTGAQLLRHAEAVALRLARAGGALGADVAR